A window from Theobroma cacao cultivar B97-61/B2 chromosome 3, Criollo_cocoa_genome_V2, whole genome shotgun sequence encodes these proteins:
- the LOC108660431 gene encoding biotin carboxyl carrier protein of acetyl-CoA carboxylase 2, chloroplastic-like, with protein sequence MASFSVPCAKSSVLLRSSPLIPSHNLKQNHFFGFQIVNVYDAAIKDRILFFNHDRLWSSQNQFRTLKVHAQVNEVAVEKSLNSAPIIEITSEEKGKQGIPDLQSIAAFMNQVADLIKLIDSRDIVELQLKQPVCEITIRKKEALPQPGIAPPVITMQATPPTILPSPLPPSEQVTPPTSSSPAAMPSAPEAHAPPQPSKSSHPPLKCPMAGTFYRSPAPGAPPFVKVGDKVQKGQVVCIIEAMKLMNEIEADQSGTIVEILAEDGKPVSVDTPLFVIEP encoded by the exons ATGGCTTCTTTCTCTGTTCCCTGTGCTAAATCCTCTGTTTTGCTACGATCATCACCTTTGATTCCGAGTCATAACCTTAAACAGAACCATTTTTTTGGGTTTCAG ATTGTAAATGTGTACGATGCTGCCATCAAGGATAGGATTCTGTTTTTCAATCATGATAGGCTA TGGTCTAGCCAGAACCAATTTAGGACTCTCAAGGTGCATGCCCAAGTTAATGAG GTTGCCGTCGAGAAATCGCTGAATTCTGCACCAATCATAGAGATAACATcagaagaaaaagggaaacaaGGCATTCCTGACCTACAATCAATCGCAGCATTCATGAACCAAGTTGCAGACCTAATTAA GCTGATTGATTCAAGGGATATCGTTGAGCTGCAGCTAAAGCAGCCAGTATGTGAGATCACTATTAGGAAGAAAGAAGCCTTGCCACAGCCAGGGATTGCTCCTCCTGTTATAACCATGCAAGCTACTCCTCCGACCATTCTTCCATCTCCACTGCCTCCCTCAGAGCAGGTCACTCCTCCCACTTCTTCCAGTCCTGCTGCAATGCCTTCAGCACCGGAGGCTCATGCCCCTCCACAGCCGAGTAAATCATCGCATCCACCACTAAAATGCCCTATGGCAGGAACATTTTATCGTTCCCCTGCTCCTGGTGCACCACCTTTTGTGAAG GTTGGAGACAAGGTCCAGAAAGGCCAGGTAGTTTGCATCATTGAGGCGATGAAGCTGATGAATGAGATTGAA GCCGATCAATCTGGAACAATAGTTGAAATACTTGCGGAAGATGGCAAACCAGTCAGCGTGGACACG CCTCTGTTTGTGATTGAGCCGTGA
- the LOC18604796 gene encoding 40S ribosomal protein S19-3: MEAARTVKDVSPHEFVKAYAAHLKRSGKIELPPWTDIVKGGTLKELAPYDPDWYYIRAASMARKIYLRGGLGVNAFRRIYGGAKRNGSRPRHFCKSSGSIARHILQQLQNVNIIDLDTKGGRRITSNGQRDLDQVAGRIAVAL, from the exons atggaGGCAGCGAGAACTGTTAAGGACGTGTCTCCCCACGAGTTCGTGAAGGCCTACGCCGCCCATCTCAAGCGCTCCGGCAAG ATTGAGCTTCCTCCATGGACTGATATTGTCAAGGGTGGTACATTGAAGGAGCTAGCTCCATACGACCCTGATTGGTACTATATCAGAGCTG CTTCCATGGCAAGGAAAATCTACTTGAGGGGAGGTCTTGGTGTTAATGCCTTCAGGAGGATATATGGAGGGGCCAAGAGAAATGGCAGCCGCCCACGTCATTTCTGCAAGAGCAGTGGCTCTATTGCTCGTCACATTCTCCAGCAATTGCAGAATGTGAACATCATCGATCTTGATACTAAGGG TGGCAGGAGAATCACATCTAATGGCCAACGGGATCTTGACCAAGTTGCTGGAAGGATTGCAGTTGCCCTCTGA
- the LOC18604795 gene encoding diacylglycerol kinase 1 produces the protein MDEERMLHPSWTDKSPSEMAAESRLFIFSCVIAGLVGILTIFYTAFQWRRNINLSWMKAVARSKKNPKAKHKVPIAPHTWELESVSRGKNLNCCACLKPMSPSQTLGPMMSSDSFIHRCSICGAAAHLSCSSSAHKDCKCVSMIGFEHVMHQWAVRWTELTDQPDEASFCSYCEEPCSGSFLGGSPIWCCLWCQRLLHVDCHSSMSNETGDICDLGQFRRLILSPLYVKELNQNYGFLSSITHGANEFASSVRATIRSQSKKHKHNNETSVDTGSTGSVCDICTESTVDSPQNANGSHAIEENCNGSMNVGTPRHDGGVDKKLESKPSFKRSGSLNQKDESQALRMKQRYELIDLPPDARPLVVFINKKSGAQRGDSLKQRLNLLLNPVQVFELSSTQGPEIGLFLFRKVPHFRILVCGGDGTVGWVLNAIDKQNFVSPPPVAILPAGTGNDLARVLSWGGGLGSVERQGGLCTVLQHIEHAAVTILDRWKVAILNQQGKQLQSPKFINNYLGIGCDAKVALDIHNLREENPEKFYNQFMNKVLYAREGAKSIMDRTFADFPWQVRVEVDGVEIEVPEDAEGVLVANIGSYMGGVDLWQNEDETYENFDPQSMHDKILEVVSISGTWHLGTLQVGLSRARRLAQGQSIKVQLFAALPVQIDGEPWSQQPCTLVISHHGQAFMLKRTAEEPLGHAAAIITDVLESAETNHIINTSQKRALLQEMALRLT, from the exons atggATGAAGAACGTATGTTGCATCCCAGTTGGACTGACAAGAGTCCATCTGAAATGGCAGCCGAGTCACgtctcttcattttctcttgtGTTATTGCTGGCCTGGTTGGTATTTTGACTATTTTTTACACGGCTTTCCAATGGAGAAGAAACATTAACTTAAGTTGGATGAAGGCTGTAGCTAGGTCGAAGAAAAACCCAAAGGCCAAGCATAAGGTTCCTATTGCTCCTCATACTTGGGAGCTGGAATCTGTATCCCGTGGAAAGAATTTGAATTGCTGTGCTTGCTTAAAACCAATGTCACCTTCCCAAACCTTAGGGCCTATGATGTCTTCAGACAGTTTCATTCACCGTTGTAGCATTTGTGGTGCAGCGGCTCACTTAAGCTGCTCTTCAAGTGCACACAAGGATTGCAAGTGTGTATCTATGATTGGGTTTGAGCATGTGATGCACCAGTGGGCAGTTCGATGGACAGAGCTTACCGATCAACCTGATGAAGCTTCCTTTTGTAGCTACTGTGAAGAGCCATGTAGTGGGTCTTTTCTTGGTGGATCTCCTATATGGTGTTGCTTGTGGTGCCAACGACTCCTACATGTGGACTGTCACAGTAGTATGTCTAATGAAACAGGTGATATTTGTGATTTAGGACAATTCAGAAGGTTGATTCTGTCACCTCTTTATGTTAAGGAGTTGAACCAGAATTATGGATTTCTGAGCTCTATCACTCATGGCGCAAATGAGTTTGCTTCTTCAGTACGGGCAACCATTAGGAGTCAGAGCAAGAAGCACAAGCATAATAATGAAACTTCAGTTGATACAGGTAGTACTGGTAGCGTCTGTGACATATGCACAGAGAGCACTGTTGATTCCCCTCAAAATGCAAATGGTTCTCATGCGATAGAAGAAAACTGCAATGGTAGCATGAATGTGGGAACACCACGCCATGATGGTGGCGTAGATAAGAAACTGGAGTCAAAGCCCAGTTTCAAAAGAAGTGGATCACTTAATCAGAAGGATGAATCTCAAGCATTAAGGATGAAACAAAGATATGAGCTAATTGATCTGCCACCAGATGCAAGGCCTTTAGTGGTTTTCATCAACAAGAAGAGTGGAGCGCAGCGTGGAGATTCCCTCAAGCAGCGCTTGAACCTTCTTTTGAATCCTGTTCAG GTCTTTGAATTGAGTTCAACACAGGGACCAGAGATTGGTCTTTTTTTATTCAGAAAGGTGCCTCACTTCAGAATACTTGTATGTGGGGGAGATGGTACTGTTGGTTGGGTTCTGAATGCAATAGATAAGCAAAATTTTGTTTCCCCACCCCCAGTTGCTATTCTTCCTGCTGGAACTGGAAATGATCTGGCCAGAGTATTGTCCTGGGGAGGTGGCTTGGGCTCAGTGGAGAGACAAGGAGGCCTCTGCACAGTGTTGCAGCACATAGAGCATGCTGCAGTGACCATTCTTGACCGCTGGAAAGTAGCTATTTTGAACCAACAGGGGAAGCAACTTCAATCTCCAAAATTTATTAACAACTATCTTG GGATTGGTTGTGATGCGAAGGTAGCTTTGGACATTCACAACTTACGGGAGGAGAATCCTGAGAAGTTTTATAATCAG TTTATGAATAAAGTGCTTTATGCAAGAGAGGGTGCTAAGAGTATAATGGATAGGACATTTGCAGATTTTCCTTGGCAAGTTAGAGTAGAGGTGGATGGTGTTGAGATAGAGGTCCCTGAG GATGCAGAAGGTGTACTTGTTGCAAACATTGGAAGCTACATGGGCGGTGTAGACCTTTGGCAAAATGAGGATGAGACATATGAGAATTTTGATCCTCAGTCTATGCATGATAAAATACTGGAGGTTGTGAGCATATCTGGAACTTGGCATCTTGGAACACTGCAG GTGGGGCTTTCTCGTGCTCGAAGACTTGCGCAGGGACAGTCGATTAAGGTACAGCTCTTTGCTGCATTGCCTGTTCAAATTGATGGAGAACCTTGGTCTCAGCAGCCATGTACATTGGTCATATCACATCATGGACAg GCCTTCATGTTGAAGAGGACGGCGGAGGAACCCCTAGGTCATGCAGCTGCCATAATAACTGATGTGCTTGAGAGTGCTGAAACAAATCACATAATTAACACTTCACAGAAGCGagctcttcttcaagaaaTGGCATTAAGGCTGACTTAA